Proteins found in one Bacillus subtilis subsp. subtilis str. 168 genomic segment:
- the yeaD gene encoding hypothetical protein (Evidence 4: Unknown function but conserved in other organisms) — protein MNKKWQWLVYGWKLIILTLLTAAVFSYAMFQGGFVSWFLFYAFLPFVLYAGLLALYPLRSFQASRQMDKTQLHAGDRLGVTVTLRRKLPFPLMYMVIEDCLPEGIESLNRDGAAAKRLVFPWFKRSMTMSYELARVPRGEHHFHSVRVRTGDVLGLIEKTAFFELDDTLFVYPFYQRFSYQVNERHQEDGVSGSSPIHQHHSSVAASVRNYQPGDRFAALDWKTSARRSQLMTKEFEPSRSKNLFLLMDRFSSDAFEEVVSVTASILHSVLKNGAGAGLASIGKEKNIFPIQEGDQHFKHMLRHLAIAHCDAADPISRYAREELGKPSVRQADQVVVTGQLTEDMLHLAEIGGGRVTVILAKEKDAELSQAENVMIERMMKRQIRVRIMRGGRVSRVV, from the coding sequence ATGAATAAGAAATGGCAATGGCTCGTATATGGTTGGAAGCTGATTATATTAACTTTATTGACGGCTGCTGTTTTTTCTTATGCGATGTTTCAGGGCGGCTTTGTCAGCTGGTTTTTGTTTTACGCGTTTCTCCCTTTTGTCTTGTATGCCGGGCTGTTGGCCTTGTATCCGCTCCGTTCTTTTCAGGCTTCAAGGCAAATGGATAAAACACAATTGCATGCGGGGGACAGGCTGGGCGTAACGGTTACGCTGAGAAGAAAGCTGCCATTTCCGCTGATGTATATGGTGATTGAAGATTGCCTGCCAGAAGGTATCGAGTCATTAAATCGAGACGGAGCCGCGGCCAAACGGCTCGTTTTTCCTTGGTTTAAACGGAGCATGACGATGTCGTATGAATTAGCTCGGGTACCGCGCGGAGAGCATCACTTTCATTCTGTCAGGGTGCGAACCGGGGATGTTCTTGGCTTGATTGAAAAAACAGCATTTTTTGAGCTGGATGATACCTTGTTTGTTTATCCATTCTATCAGCGTTTTTCCTATCAGGTGAATGAGAGGCATCAGGAAGACGGTGTAAGCGGTTCTTCTCCTATTCATCAGCACCATTCCTCAGTCGCAGCAAGTGTGCGGAATTATCAGCCGGGAGACCGGTTTGCTGCGTTAGATTGGAAGACATCTGCACGGCGGAGCCAGCTGATGACGAAGGAATTTGAGCCTTCTCGCAGCAAAAATCTGTTTCTGCTGATGGACCGTTTTTCCTCAGACGCATTCGAAGAGGTCGTTTCAGTGACAGCTTCGATTCTTCATTCTGTTTTAAAAAACGGCGCGGGTGCTGGTCTGGCTTCCATCGGGAAGGAAAAAAACATTTTCCCTATTCAGGAAGGGGATCAGCATTTTAAGCACATGCTTCGGCATTTAGCCATCGCTCATTGTGATGCGGCAGACCCGATAAGCCGATATGCACGGGAAGAGCTGGGAAAGCCATCTGTTCGCCAAGCTGATCAAGTTGTTGTCACGGGACAGTTAACGGAAGATATGCTGCACCTCGCAGAAATAGGAGGCGGCCGGGTTACGGTGATACTGGCAAAAGAGAAAGATGCTGAGCTCTCTCAAGCTGAAAATGTCATGATTGAACGCATGATGAAACGCCAAATCAGAGTTCGGATCATGAGGGGCGGGCGAGTTTCGCGTGTTGTTTAG
- the gabP gene encoding gamma-aminobutyrate (GABA) permease; proline permease (Evidence 1a: Function from experimental evidences in the studied strain; PubMedId: 15849754, 16547045, 16850406, 8951816, 9677314, 24142252; Product type t : transporter) has protein sequence MNQSQSGLKKELKTRHMTMISIAGVIGAGLFVGSGSVIHSTGPGAVVSYALAGLLVIFIMRMLGEMSAVNPTSGSFSQYAHDAIGPWAGFTIGWLYWFFWVIVIAIEAIAGAGIIQYWFHDIPLWLTSLILTIVLTLTNVYSVKSFGEFEYWFSLIKVVTIIAFLIVGFAFIFGFAPGSEPVGFSNLTGKGGFFPEGISSVLLGIVVVIFSFMGTEIVAIAAGETSNPIESVTKATRSVVWRIIVFYVGSIAIVVALLPWNSANILESPFVAVLEHIGVPAAAQIMNFIVLTAVLSCLNSGLYTTSRMLYSLAERNEAPRRFMKLSKKGVPVQAIVAGTFFSYIAVVMNYFSPDTVFLFLVNSSGAIALLVYLVIAVSQLKMRKKLEKTNPEALKIKMWLFPFLTYLTIIAICGILVSMAFIDSMRDELLLTGVITGIVLISYLVFRKRKVSEKAAANPVTQQQPDILP, from the coding sequence ATGAACCAGTCTCAATCAGGATTAAAAAAGGAATTAAAGACCCGCCATATGACAATGATTTCGATTGCCGGTGTAATCGGAGCCGGCCTATTTGTAGGCAGCGGTTCAGTGATTCACTCGACCGGTCCGGGTGCCGTTGTTTCTTACGCGTTAGCCGGATTATTGGTGATTTTTATTATGAGAATGCTCGGTGAGATGTCTGCCGTAAACCCGACGAGCGGATCGTTTTCTCAATACGCTCACGACGCCATCGGACCGTGGGCAGGATTTACAATCGGCTGGCTGTACTGGTTTTTCTGGGTGATCGTCATAGCGATCGAAGCCATTGCCGGTGCTGGCATTATTCAATACTGGTTCCATGATATTCCGCTGTGGCTGACAAGTTTGATCTTGACCATTGTGCTCACCCTGACAAACGTCTACTCCGTTAAGTCTTTCGGTGAGTTTGAATATTGGTTCTCCCTCATTAAAGTTGTGACTATCATTGCTTTTCTAATCGTTGGTTTTGCCTTTATTTTTGGCTTTGCACCGGGCAGTGAGCCAGTCGGTTTTTCGAATCTTACAGGCAAAGGCGGATTTTTCCCGGAGGGCATCAGCTCCGTATTGCTCGGCATTGTCGTTGTCATCTTCTCTTTTATGGGAACTGAAATCGTTGCCATTGCAGCAGGGGAAACATCCAACCCGATCGAATCTGTGACAAAAGCCACCAGATCCGTTGTATGGCGCATCATCGTCTTTTACGTGGGCTCAATCGCCATTGTCGTGGCGCTGTTGCCATGGAATTCAGCAAATATTTTAGAAAGCCCTTTCGTCGCTGTACTTGAGCATATAGGAGTGCCCGCAGCCGCACAGATTATGAACTTTATCGTCCTCACAGCCGTACTCTCTTGCCTGAATTCAGGTTTGTATACCACATCCAGAATGCTGTATTCACTTGCAGAAAGAAATGAAGCGCCGCGCCGTTTTATGAAATTGAGCAAAAAAGGCGTTCCCGTACAAGCCATTGTGGCCGGGACATTTTTCTCTTATATCGCGGTCGTAATGAACTATTTTTCACCGGATACCGTCTTTTTATTCTTAGTCAACTCATCAGGCGCAATCGCTTTACTCGTCTATCTTGTCATCGCCGTTTCCCAGCTGAAAATGCGGAAAAAACTCGAAAAAACAAACCCAGAAGCATTGAAGATCAAAATGTGGCTCTTCCCTTTCCTAACCTACTTGACCATCATCGCCATTTGCGGAATTTTAGTGTCCATGGCGTTTATTGATTCCATGAGAGACGAGCTGCTGCTGACAGGCGTCATCACGGGAATCGTTCTGATTTCTTACCTTGTGTTCAGAAAACGCAAGGTGAGCGAGAAAGCGGCTGCCAACCCAGTCACACAGCAGCAACCCGATATCCTGCCTTAA
- the yeaC gene encoding putative MoxR-like ATPase (Evidence 3: Putative function from multiple computational evidences; PubMedId: 21907250, 26933057; Product type e: enzyme), producing the protein MAYQEDLHPLLGKAVEHINRVMVGKRDIAILSLAALLAKGHVLLEDVPGVGKTMMVRALAKSIGADFKRIQFTPDLLPSDVTGVSIYNAKTMEFEYRPGPIMGNIVLADEINRTSPKTQSALLEAMEEGSVTVDGHTMQLADPFFVMATQNPVEYEGTYPLPEAQLDRFLFKLRMGYPSFNEELDVLSLQEKSHPIETLEPVIAKEDFIFLQREVQNVRADDSIKEYIVEIVQKTRQHPSVQLGVSPRGSIALMKAAQAYALLHHRDYVIPDDIQYLAPFTLPHRMMLHPEAKFEGIQAEAIVREIMSAVKVPVQRSAVR; encoded by the coding sequence ATGGCATATCAAGAAGACCTGCATCCTTTGCTGGGGAAAGCAGTTGAACATATTAATAGAGTAATGGTTGGAAAACGAGACATCGCCATACTCAGCTTAGCAGCCCTTCTTGCCAAAGGGCATGTGCTGCTTGAGGATGTACCCGGAGTCGGAAAAACGATGATGGTCCGCGCGCTGGCAAAGTCAATCGGCGCCGATTTCAAAAGAATCCAATTCACTCCGGATTTGCTGCCATCTGATGTAACAGGGGTATCTATCTATAATGCGAAAACGATGGAATTTGAATATCGTCCCGGCCCAATTATGGGAAATATCGTGCTGGCAGATGAAATCAACCGTACCTCTCCGAAGACACAGTCGGCTTTGCTCGAAGCGATGGAAGAGGGGAGCGTCACGGTAGATGGCCATACGATGCAGCTTGCCGATCCGTTTTTTGTGATGGCAACGCAAAACCCGGTCGAATATGAAGGGACCTATCCTTTGCCGGAAGCTCAGCTTGACCGTTTTTTATTCAAACTTCGGATGGGTTATCCGTCCTTTAATGAAGAGCTTGACGTCTTATCTCTTCAGGAAAAAAGCCATCCGATTGAGACGCTTGAGCCGGTTATTGCAAAAGAAGACTTCATCTTTTTACAGAGGGAAGTGCAAAATGTCCGTGCTGATGACAGCATTAAGGAATATATCGTTGAAATTGTGCAGAAAACGAGACAGCATCCTTCTGTTCAATTAGGCGTCAGTCCGCGCGGCTCAATCGCCCTCATGAAAGCGGCACAGGCATACGCGCTGCTGCATCATCGCGACTATGTCATACCGGATGATATTCAATATTTAGCTCCTTTCACGCTGCCGCACCGGATGATGCTTCATCCTGAGGCAAAATTTGAAGGGATTCAGGCAGAAGCGATCGTAAGGGAGATCATGTCAGCTGTGAAGGTGCCGGTTCAAAGGTCGGCGGTCCGCTGA
- the mneS gene encoding secondary Mn(II) exporter, promiscuous (Evidence 1a: Function from experimental evidences in the studied strain; PubMedId: 27748968; Product type t: transporter) gives MERYDELKKGESGALVSIAAYLVLSAIKLIIGYLFHSEALTADGLNNTTDIIASVAVLIGLRISQKPPDEDHPYGHFRAETIASLIASFIMMVVGLQVLFSAGESIFSAKQETPDMIAAWTAAGGAVLMLIVYRYNKRLAKKVKSQALLAAAADNKSDAFVSIGTFIGIVAAQFHLAWIDTVTAFVIGLLICKTAWDIFKESSHSLTDGFDIKDISAYKQTIEKISGVSRLKDIKARYLGSTVHVDVVVEVSADLNITESHDIANEIERRMKEEHAIDYSHVHMEPLEQK, from the coding sequence ATGGAGAGATATGATGAACTGAAAAAGGGAGAATCCGGAGCGCTGGTCAGCATTGCCGCGTATCTAGTTCTTTCCGCAATTAAACTGATCATCGGTTATCTTTTTCACTCGGAAGCACTTACGGCAGACGGGTTAAATAACACAACTGACATTATTGCTTCTGTTGCTGTGCTGATTGGCCTGCGCATCTCTCAAAAGCCTCCTGACGAAGATCATCCATACGGCCACTTTCGAGCGGAAACGATTGCATCGCTTATCGCATCGTTTATTATGATGGTTGTCGGACTGCAAGTGCTGTTCAGCGCCGGAGAATCTATTTTTTCTGCTAAACAAGAGACGCCAGATATGATTGCGGCTTGGACGGCAGCGGGCGGGGCAGTCCTGATGCTGATCGTTTACCGGTACAATAAAAGGCTGGCCAAAAAGGTGAAGAGCCAGGCGCTCCTTGCTGCGGCTGCTGATAATAAATCAGACGCATTCGTCAGTATCGGCACATTTATCGGCATTGTGGCTGCTCAATTCCATCTTGCTTGGATTGATACGGTCACTGCGTTTGTGATCGGTCTGCTTATTTGCAAGACCGCATGGGATATCTTTAAAGAGTCATCTCACTCTTTGACAGATGGATTCGACATAAAGGACATTTCCGCTTATAAACAGACAATCGAAAAAATCTCCGGTGTGAGCCGTTTAAAAGACATAAAAGCAAGATACTTGGGCAGTACGGTTCATGTTGATGTGGTGGTTGAGGTATCGGCAGATTTAAATATTACGGAAAGCCACGATATAGCCAATGAAATTGAGCGGAGAATGAAGGAGGAGCATGCGATTGATTATTCGCATGTTCATATGGAGCCTTTAGAACAAAAATAA
- the yebA gene encoding hypothetical protein (Evidence 4: Unknown function but conserved in other organisms) codes for MPHDDHKGSRLSLLLFYFLAFLLLWEWLRPLDSFTETKHTGFFSVFIGLTFLLTFFRMRWFVTVPFCVIFTLISIHILFYQGSIFDLSWVSSFLQDVYLNITLIQSGQWNDMIPSFRTLLFFVLLWLLVYLLHYWVIYQRRILFFFLMTVAYITILDTFTPYDATFAVIRIVLIGFFMLGLLYLERIKLMERITLPKTSVLKWFLPLSVLVLAATGFGLAAPKSEPAWPDPVPFLKKITHQDRVSAGESKIGYGNHDESLGGPFQQDATPVFTWQGKERTYFRVETKDTYTGKGWIETDTGMSYQLSNGKVENLWFDHKVATERRTVRVKVDKHYGYNHLMYPIGAETIQPKQAVSLEMNGNTEQISPISEQAGEIRNMGNYTVTYNSPVYKLDELRKVKVRKNSEEYTFSDRYMQLPDSLPERVRTLAIKLTQDHDNMFDKVKAVEDYLGSNAFTYETENVTIPKNDEDYVDQFLFETKMGYCDNFSSAMVVLLRSAGIPARWVKGYTSGEYKEAGNKNGSIYEVTNNNAHSWVEVYFPEQGWVTFEPTKGFTNPAQFTSSDTKDSGSDSSSSPKKAKEKQKEEKKQPQKEEKQKEKREPAVSKKPSASHTNAGAGLYAALAVLAVLLVAAVLLYVFRSLWIPVFAVRKLKRRSDQHAFFEAYGALLKQLKRKGLPKRDSETLRDYAKRIDEKYDIEDMSKLTLSYERALYRNEDSSALWNDSRELWENLIKRRWS; via the coding sequence ATGCCGCACGATGATCACAAGGGAAGCCGTTTGAGCTTGCTGTTATTTTATTTTCTGGCTTTTTTATTGCTGTGGGAGTGGCTTAGGCCGCTTGACAGTTTTACTGAAACGAAACATACAGGCTTTTTTAGTGTCTTTATCGGCTTGACGTTTCTGCTGACTTTTTTCAGGATGAGGTGGTTTGTCACCGTTCCTTTTTGTGTCATATTTACATTGATCTCGATACACATCCTGTTTTATCAAGGATCTATATTCGACTTGAGCTGGGTCAGCTCTTTTTTGCAGGATGTCTATCTGAATATCACGCTGATTCAATCAGGGCAATGGAATGACATGATTCCTTCATTTCGGACCCTGCTGTTTTTTGTGCTGCTGTGGCTGCTGGTCTATCTCCTGCATTATTGGGTGATTTACCAGAGAAGAATTTTGTTTTTCTTTTTGATGACAGTAGCGTATATTACGATTCTTGATACCTTTACGCCATATGATGCCACTTTTGCCGTAATCCGTATCGTGCTGATCGGCTTCTTTATGCTGGGCCTTTTATACTTGGAACGCATTAAGCTGATGGAAAGAATCACACTGCCAAAAACATCTGTCCTGAAATGGTTTCTTCCTTTATCTGTATTGGTTTTGGCTGCAACGGGATTCGGACTCGCCGCTCCAAAATCAGAGCCGGCTTGGCCTGATCCGGTGCCTTTTCTTAAAAAAATCACTCATCAAGACCGCGTGTCTGCAGGGGAAAGCAAAATCGGATACGGGAATCATGATGAATCACTCGGCGGCCCGTTCCAGCAGGATGCTACACCTGTTTTTACATGGCAGGGAAAAGAGCGTACGTATTTCCGTGTGGAAACGAAGGACACGTATACCGGAAAAGGCTGGATTGAAACAGACACAGGCATGTCGTATCAGCTTAGCAATGGAAAAGTTGAAAATCTGTGGTTTGACCATAAGGTTGCGACAGAGCGCCGCACCGTCCGTGTAAAAGTCGATAAGCACTACGGGTATAACCATCTGATGTATCCGATTGGTGCGGAAACCATTCAGCCAAAGCAGGCTGTCTCACTTGAAATGAACGGCAACACGGAGCAAATTTCTCCGATCAGTGAACAAGCCGGTGAAATCAGAAATATGGGGAATTATACAGTAACGTACAATTCCCCGGTCTATAAGCTGGATGAACTGAGAAAGGTAAAAGTGAGAAAAAACAGTGAGGAGTACACATTCAGCGATCGCTACATGCAGCTTCCAGATTCACTGCCAGAGCGGGTGAGAACCCTTGCGATCAAACTGACTCAGGATCACGACAATATGTTTGATAAGGTGAAAGCGGTTGAGGACTATTTAGGGTCAAATGCGTTCACATATGAAACAGAAAACGTGACCATTCCGAAGAATGATGAAGATTATGTCGATCAATTTCTCTTTGAAACGAAAATGGGTTATTGTGATAACTTTTCTTCCGCCATGGTGGTGCTCTTGCGCTCGGCCGGCATTCCGGCCCGCTGGGTAAAGGGTTATACGTCCGGCGAATACAAAGAAGCAGGGAACAAAAATGGCAGCATTTACGAAGTGACAAATAACAATGCCCATTCCTGGGTAGAGGTGTATTTCCCGGAACAGGGCTGGGTTACATTTGAGCCGACTAAAGGGTTTACAAATCCGGCTCAATTTACATCTTCTGACACAAAAGACTCTGGCAGCGATAGCAGCAGCTCGCCGAAGAAAGCAAAAGAGAAACAGAAAGAAGAGAAAAAACAGCCGCAAAAAGAGGAAAAACAAAAGGAAAAGCGGGAGCCAGCTGTTTCTAAAAAGCCGTCCGCTTCGCATACTAATGCCGGTGCGGGCTTGTATGCAGCGCTTGCGGTTCTTGCAGTCCTCCTGGTGGCAGCTGTATTGCTGTATGTTTTCCGCTCGTTATGGATTCCTGTTTTCGCCGTGAGGAAATTGAAGCGGCGCAGTGATCAGCACGCGTTTTTTGAGGCATATGGCGCGCTGCTGAAACAACTGAAGAGAAAAGGACTGCCGAAACGAGACAGTGAAACGCTGCGTGATTATGCAAAACGAATTGATGAAAAATACGACATAGAAGACATGTCAAAGCTGACATTAAGCTATGAAAGGGCGCTTTACAGAAATGAAGATTCTTCGGCGCTATGGAATGATTCGAGAGAGTTATGGGAAAATTTAATTAAAAGAAGATGGTCTTGA
- the ydzX gene encoding hypothetical protein (Evidence 5: Unknown function), translating into MIHPPQKNSDEGTLFLSSNLFAPPKIPSNPRTPVLLAFYRIVNITQNHTANKKRNIFSTHSLKAQTKHYKFEISWYIFLHEFSTNCIFMIEFQLS; encoded by the coding sequence ATGATTCACCCGCCACAGAAAAATAGTGACGAAGGAACACTTTTTCTCTCATCCAATTTATTTGCTCCGCCAAAAATCCCATCAAACCCAAGGACACCAGTGCTTCTCGCATTCTATCGAATTGTAAATATTACGCAAAATCACACAGCGAATAAAAAACGAAACATTTTTTCCACACATTCGCTGAAAGCGCAAACAAAACACTACAAATTTGAAATAAGCTGGTATATTTTCTTACACGAATTTTCGACAAACTGTATATTTATGATAGAGTTTCAATTATCATAA